The following coding sequences lie in one Apium graveolens cultivar Ventura unplaced genomic scaffold, ASM990537v1 ctg6837, whole genome shotgun sequence genomic window:
- the LOC141703613 gene encoding uncharacterized protein LOC141703613 — translation MARSFLKEMRLPLTLWGEAVTHTIYVLHRLPTRALTGKTPREAWTGAKPDVSYIRVFGSVAHMKVQSGHTTKLEDRSKMVIYLGREPGVTEEYSEGSNFSGNGRVGNGVSISSNETEGNGESGATMSNSPSSISLLSSNTDEISTSSGDSNQPNKFHLLDEIYNETQEIELEDDLLLLGIEEPTDYKQAAKDKEWELEMKLETVRLLLALASKNGWVVDHLDVKSAFLNGELEETVYVTSSRRVH, via the exons ATGGCACGCAGTTTTTTGAAGGAGATGAGACTGCCTTTAACGTTGTGGGGGGAAGCTGTAACGCACACGATATATGTGCTGCACAGATTACCTACAAGAGCTCTGACAGGGAAAACTCCTCGCGAAGCATGGACAGGAGCGAAGCCTGATGTGTCATACATTCGAGTTTTTGGGAGTGTCGCTCATATGAAAGTACAAAGTGGGCATACAACGAAATTAGAGGACCGAAGTAAAATGGTTATTTACCTTGGTAGAGAACCCG GGGTTACCGAAGAATACAGTGAAGGCTCAAACTTCTCTGGTAATGGAAGAGTAGGGAATGGTGTCAGCATCTCTAGTAATGAAACGGAGGGGAACGGTGAAAGTGGTGCAACAATGAGTAACAGTCCATCAAGTATCAGTCTATTAAGCTCAAATACTGATGAAATCAGTACATCATCAGGTGACAGTAATCAACCCAATAAATTTCATTTACTTGATGAGATTTATAATGAAACACAGGAAATTGAACTCGAAGATGATCTATTGTTGCTGGGAATTGAAGAACCTACAGATTACAAACAAGCAGCGAAAGATAAAGAATGGGAGTTGGAAATGAA GCTGGAAACAGTAAGGCTTCTACTGGCTTTAGCATCAAAGAATGGTTGGGTAGTAGATCATTTAGATGTCAAGTCTGCTTTCCTCAATGGCGAATTGGAGGAGACGGTGTATGTGACATCAAGCAGAAGGGTTCATTAA